The nucleotide sequence GCGGGAGGTTAGAACAGGTGTCCGATGGGCAATGCCATGAAGTCGCTGCGCCGCATTCACCACATCGGTTAAAACGACGGCAGGATTAGCAGAGGATTTAGAGCGATTGAACGCATAGGTCATGGTGGGGTGTCCTTGGGGAGTGGCGCGAGGAAACTATAAACCTTGTCAGAGCGAATCCAGAAACGGCGATCGCTCAGTCAAGGAGTCCTGCGGGTGGCGTAATTTCGATTCGTTGATTTTCCAGATCCACAATCGGCACAATCGCTTTGACGAATGGAATAAGCGTCCGCTTGGGCAGAGCATCTCGATCTGGATCTGCGGCTGCGCTTCGTTCGACCTCCAACAGGTCATTACCCGCTGGAATGACACTGACAACGGTTCCGATCAACGCCTGAGTGATTTGATCGTATACGGCTAAGCCTATTAAATCGAGGATGTGATACTCATCCTCCTCTAGAGGGAGGCGATCGCTTTCTGACACCACCAGTTTGCAGTCTCGCAACGCCTCCGCCTGGTCACGGTAATTCACCCCTGCCAATCGAATAATGTAAATTCCCTTATTCTCGACAAACCGACCGGAGAGCAATTGGATCGGCTTCGGGTCTGACTCGTTAGGCTGCAAAAGCCACCGTTCACCCGGTTGCTCAAATCGCTCCGGGAAATCGGAATCAGGATAAACCCGCAATTCCCCTTTCAATCCGTGTGCCCCAACAATTTTGCCAATCTCAATCCAAGACGACTCAGCCATGCCAACAGTGCGATCGCAATGAGTTTAGGACTTCCAATTTTCAACGCTGGGCTGGGCAATGTCAACGTCTAACTCAAGGGGGGCAGCTAGTCAGAAAAGAAATTCCGTGAAAAACTAGAACTCAAACCTGATCCCCTAAAACCATGTCAAAGCTCAATTAAAACTGGGGTGCTAGGATTCGAACCTAGGAATGGCGGGACCAAAACCCGCTGC is from Synechococcales cyanobacterium T60_A2020_003 and encodes:
- the rimM gene encoding ribosome maturation factor RimM, giving the protein MAESSWIEIGKIVGAHGLKGELRVYPDSDFPERFEQPGERWLLQPNESDPKPIQLLSGRFVENKGIYIIRLAGVNYRDQAEALRDCKLVVSESDRLPLEEDEYHILDLIGLAVYDQITQALIGTVVSVIPAGNDLLEVERSAAADPDRDALPKRTLIPFVKAIVPIVDLENQRIEITPPAGLLD